The DNA sequence CCGATACCTAATGGCCGACGTACAATTCACCATATACGCCTCATGGACGAAGAACGACAACACTGAAATAACGGAGATCTCCGCCTTCGGTGGCGTCTCATCCGACGAGGATGACGAACCTAACGATCTCTTTGGTGATGACCACGGCAGCGTCGAGGGTCACATCTGTATTCAGGGCGACTCGGTTAGTGGACTTACATATCATTTCAATTCATCTTCGCGGCTGAATAATCGAAGTTCATAGAGGCCTTTGGCAGACTCCCCGTTCTTTATGTTCGCTCTGATGGTACCACTACCAACGTCGACGAGCACGATGACTGTTACACTATCTTCTTCAAATGCATTGAGGATCTCTGCAACAAGACTTTTGAGCTGAGATTCTTCTTCGATATAATTGAGTAAGTGTCTCGTAGTACTAtgtagactccgcaacaatcaattcaatccggtcactctcctagacccacttacctatctaggtagggcttaaactcctataggtaactactaggcttaaagcggtaatcaatcaatccaatctgaaccttctaggacccacttaattgattgttgcggactgtggtaCTATGTGCATGCGTTGACCTAACTTACTCTGCGTAGGGCTCCGCCTTTAGTAGGCCCAGCTCGGTGCTCAGAAGGCCACGCTCATGCATGTGAGTGTCGACATGCGCACAAGGAGTGGCTTGTACGAGGCGAATGTCTTGGCCAGATCATGGACGAGCACATTCGGATGGCATAGCACAGATTTGCAGTGGCTGCATATAGCTCGCAGATTGCCATCCTGTAGCATCTGATTAAACTGCTCTTTCTTGAATAGCTTCTTGCTGAAGATCCTCTTCTATCTGCCAACGGCTCCGATCATGAAGCCTTTCTCGTCCATATTGTATGTGTGCTCAGGCTCCACTTCGTAAAAGTCGATTGTGCTGCCTAGCTGTTCAAAATACACTTTGTATTTATCACCAGAATCAGCAGCGTGGCGTTTACAGTCCATAGAAGTGCTCCACTGGGATGTGAGCTTGTCTTCGTGTCGGTGGAggaagcgagtaacccagcttTCGGAGACGGGCTTGGCGGGGTTGGAGGGGGTGATTGGTGGGGGGTTTGATGACTGTAAGGGGCTGGAAGGGGATGTGGAAGAGAGTGAGATGAATGGAGGGTAGTGAGGGGAGTCAGCGGCGTGATGGTCGGGAGGTGGTAGTGTCACCGTTGAGGGCGGGAAGGGAGTTCAGGGTGCATATGAGTTTGAGGTGAGTTGTTTATTGGCTATGTGTGCAGCTAACGAAGACATCCAACTTGTGGTGTCTTGTCGTAGTGGGTATCTTAGGAGTGCTCATACGGAAGCGTGAAGAGATTCGCGACGGTCATAGCCGTGCTATTATGTCAACGCCACCAGTGTATCCTCCCATCCTTGTACGCCATACTCCAAGCAGCAACACTCCAAATGATCCCATACCAAAGCCTACAATGAGGTAGGCATCGCTATCGAATGTCGAGCGTGTGCGCGTCTTGTGAGTGTTGAGCGCGTAACTATCGCCTAGGCATAGGTCGCAGTGACAGCTCCGTACCGAACGCCGTTGACCAAGAGAGAGAACTCCAGAGAGGACTGGATAGACATCTCAACTTTGAAGTGTAGTGTATAGTAATGACCGTCTGATAGGCTTAAATGTCGTTGGAACAGATTCTGGGGAACTCCATTCAAGTCAACGTTCAAGGTAGCGACCTTGTAGACGAACTAAGAGCAGTCAGTACACGTTGTTTCTGAATAACATCGAAGGCATATCGACTTGCCTTGTCCTTAGACCGGTAAGACGGTTTATCAGCATCCGTGGCTAGAAGATCACAACTCGCCGAACGGTTGTCACCCGGCCAGAAGTGCTGATGCAGGGTCAGTGTAGCATGCGACTCCGACACAGCAGCAAGGTCTTGGCCCTTCTTCAGCATCCATTCCATCTGATTTGCAGCCTTTTTGAAACCGTCATGTTGAGAAATAAATGAGTCGGCTTCCCTGTGTCTGCCCGAGACGAAGGGGACGTAGAAGTCAGTACCGTAGTGTCTACGACACTTGCGATTCTTGATCGGAGCACGGCCATCGCTTTCAAGACCCTTCGCGGCTGCACCACGAACTATAGCAGACCAGCTACACCATATTAGTTACTGCTCATGATGCATATTGAAGGGGTTCACTTACGCATAAGAAGGTCGGATTGTTTGTAGACCATGGGCTTCTGCGTACGCCTTCACCTTCTCGTAAATGTAGGGCGATTCAGCAAATCCTCCAACCATGAAGATAGACTAGAACAGTAAATAACCGAGTATTGGAACATATTTGAACAATTAGTGTTACATACTTTCAGTTGTACGTTACCGGTGCGGCGTGCTTGCTGTATTTGTCCAAGTAAGAGCTCGTATGTGCGACGAAGCGGAAACTCGAACATCTTCTTCATGTCATTCCTGTTCCTGTCAGATAGAACATGGGGTTTTGTTACTGAAAAGCTTACGCAGTGATCATGATCTCGCCATCCTGGATACCTCGAGCTTCGTCGTCCTCAACTGAGCTCAAAGGAATTGGAAGACGTAGAAAGTTGGTCTCGACACCAGAGAAACCACTCTTAGCCTCGAGAACAAAGTCCTGGACCATGCGGCTCAGTTTTGGCGACAGCGAAGTGCGAGGTAGATTCTCGCTCCTGTCGCCAGCGATCAACATAAAGTCAGCAGTTCCCAGACGGCGTTCTAGCCACTCGAGAAAGCCTCGCTCCACAAAGCTGCCGCCACATTGGTCGCCACTTCCGATGGTAGCTTCTTCCAAAGTGGTTGGATTCAAATCGACAACCCGGTACGAGATCCTAGACGTTGGCGTGCGAAGTTAGCATCTGTCTCATACGAAGTTCGTGATCGGTGTCACATACAAATCCACTGTGCCTCCACCCATATCACAGACAATGAAGCCATCGCCCACAGCAAACTGCTCATCTTGAACGCCTCCGCGAAGTGATTGAATGGTATAGATAGCCGCGGCTTCGGGTTCCGTCGTGAGGATGGTGCGCTTCAGTTGAGGGAGCTCGGTGTCGTTGAAGCCAGCCTTGTTGACAGCCTGAAGCGTGGAGTTTTTCGCAGAGTCTGACCAGACTGCAGGAACAGTGACAACTAAGGTAATCGGCAGTGTTCGCCAGAGGCCTTTGCCGTACTGGATGTCCAAGTTCTTAATGAGATGAGCCTTAACGTGAGCAAGAAACTCCGCGATGATGTTAACTGGCTGGTTGGAAGGGGCTCGGTTATCATAGAGAGAGAGCTCCTTGATGATATGGGCCACCTCGCCAGGCTTTCCGTTATTAAGCAAGAGCTTGGTCCACATATGTCGCTGAACGTTCGGCGGAATCAACGAACCCCATTGAGCGCGGTCGATCAGTGCGATCTCACTCGGAACCTTCTCTTTCGTACCAATCTTGGTGTGACGAGAGGGCCAGTCCTTGATGACCAGGATGTCTTTGCCGACTACACCAGTGTCGGAGGTCTCGCAGAACGCGACGCCTACATGGTCGTTAGCTAGTTGATAATGTTCTGGATCGCTTCAGATCACACTCACCTGTATACGTAGTGCCGTAATCCAGGCCGATCACTAAGCGATTGCTGAGCATGATGAGTATTCACACAGGAGTCAAGTGAGGTTGCGGATGTCGTGGCTGATCGAGAAAATATGAGGGTGCTTTGTGTGAGTATAGAAAAGCTCTAGCGAGCTGCTGAAAATTTTCAAGGTCTCGAGGTGAAAGTGAAGACAGCTCTGAAAGCGCCCGGACGATTTGGTCGCCAGTGTCGCTCACCACCCGCGACTCCCACAGCAAGTAACCTACAACTCCGCGCAACCACCCGTGATAAGTACAGTCGGCACAACACAACGAGAAATTTGCTGTCGCACGTGtcatgctggacaagctGACAGGAGCAGTGTCGGGAGCAGTAAGTACCCTTCGCGATCACTCAAACACGACTCGAGATACTAAAACAATACATCAAGTTTGCCGCAATGAGAGGACCGAATGAGCCCATACCGACTGCTGAGCTGCACCCTCCTCAGACAGGCCGTAGAACTGGCGATTCTGCACCACGGGCGAGAGCGGAGATCAGCAATGCAAACACCGGTGGTGTTGCTCTGCCCCGGCAATACCAGAAGCACGAGGCTATGAGAGACCATAAGAAGACCCGGTATGAATTCTCCGAAGCGGCAAACCCGCAGGCTGCATTCGAGAGTGTTGCTGCAGAGTTTCAGAATGCGCTCACCGATCGTGAGAAGGAACTCGACGAAGAGCGGCTCAAGTGCAGCTTACTCCTACACGCCAACAACAAAGCCGCCGAGACCATCAAGAATCAGGCTCAGACCATCGCGCAACGGGAAGCTGACGCCAAGTCGCTACACGATCTGCTTGATACCATCGTGGAAGGATATCTTAAGCCCTATGCTCTGGAAAATGGTACTCATCCTGACGGCTGGTCACGAGAATCTGTTCTCGAAGTCATGAAGGCTCTCTCAACAGATGCTAGCGACGCGCATGTCCACACCGCCGAAGCCATGTCTTACGCGGCTGATGTTCATTCCCTAACGGAGCAAGTTCGCACTCTCCAGAAAGAGATGCTCGCCAAGGTGGAGAAAGTACACGTTGCTTCCGACGAACAATTTGCGCAAGACTTTCGCAACATCGTCTCACTCATCAAGACCATGAGCCGTACAGTCCATATTGTCGATACCGTGGATGTTGCAGGAACCTTGGGCACTGGTCCTTTACTCGAGGGCGTGTCGGGCGGTCACTGGGCTGGGCGCGCAAAGAAGAAACTCTTGGTCGAGGCGTGGGTCTGGTCGGTCCTCCTTGATAACATCTTCCGCACACCCTTCGCTATCTTTGGAAACCAGTGTGACGTCTTGAACAGCTACTGGAACAACATCTACCAGCCTCGGCACCGCAATGGTTGGCCGAAGCCTACAACCCTCTGCGAAACTTGGCGTTACACAACAGTAGAGAGCATGCTTGAGCGTATAGATCGAAATATCATCGCGCATGGAAAAGAAGTGGGCGAACCTAACAAGCTTGAAGTCGGCGTCTCTACTCTGCGTCACGAGACATACAACACCATCGGCAGCCGCCTGACCAAGATCTCTTCTATAACCGTTGATGCTCCGCAAGTCCAGAACATTGTCGACAAAGCCTTCAAATTGGCGCTGCAGATGTCACTTCAACGAGTCCGTATCCAGATAACTCACCCCAAGGTCGGAGACAGTTTTAGCACGGACACGATGAAAGCTGTGCCAAACACTGACGGCGAAGACGCCGACGATGGAGCAGTGGCCTTCATCGTCCACCCTGGCCTGACTAAGTGGGGCGACACGCACGGGAAGAACCTCGACCATCGTTACGACATTGTTCCATCTCTAGTTCAGGTAGCAGACTCTTCCAAGCCAGAATCTGTGCAGACCGAGCCAGGACTGCGTGTTTGGGCGAACGTTGTGAAGCACGGTCTTGAGAAGACTTCGGCTTCGGACCGCAAGAATCAAGGAGAAAGCCAGCGCTAAGAGGGAACCAGAGTGTTTCCATTAGTTGACATGTCCAGCAACCAAAGCCGTTCAGACCAGGCACGAAAGGTGCAAGGCGATGGCTACTCTCCGAGACAGTATGAGGCCTTGGGTTGGATATGGTTAGTAGGGAGGTTTCACTTCCTTCTTGACCAGACCACGTTCACATAAATGTGTGATTCTGCTCTATAGCGCGAAAAAATCAACTAGAGAACTCACTTGAGAAATTCATCTTCGCATTCATATCTGTGACCTTAGCTAACCCCATCCCGAGGTCTTCTGTATGGCAGTCTCGTGCTATGTCGCATGTGAAGTTTCGAATGCTCAAGTAAAACTTGTGTGATGGCTGTATAACAGGGAGTAGATGACGATGCAACTATTGATGTAGGAGAAGAACGCGATCGGAATCGAGATGGAAGGCAATGTTCACGTCAGAGGCGCGTCCGAGCGATGCCATTTCCGCGGCTAGCGCCGAACGCGTCGAGCCCATCTTCAGTACTACACCACCGCGAGCTGTGAAAGCACCCGCACCCACGCATGCCAATTGCCCTTCTGCCGTAGTGAGATCATCTCGATGGTGATGGAGACACGCCATGTTTTGAGCTGCGATGGCTTGCGGTCAGAATACGTATGCGAATAGAACTAGCGCATGTATTTGACGATGAGAGCGCCATCGCGGGCAGCTTGAAGCCTAGCATTGATCTGGTTGTCGCTAGACATGGCAGCTTTCCATTGAGCAGTGAGCAGAGTtaccaacaagcaagtcaagttgCTCGTCAAAACTGGACGCTAACTGTTAGGAGTAGGAGTTATACCTAACAAAGTAACTACTAGGCTACAATAGGTAAtcaagcaagtcaagttaGACCTTCTGAGCCCCActtacttgcttgttggcaACTCTGGCAGTGAGCAACAGACAGTGCGTATCCTTGTGATGGAGAACACTGTACCTACGATGGAGGTCAGCTAAAGCATTTGTGAAGGAAGGGGGAGCATCATCAATGGCAAATCCTGTGTCCTCGCTTCTGTAGCGGTAATGTATCTGATGCAGCTGTCGGGCCGTGGTCGCAGAAGAGTACCCCACAACTCAGGGACCGTAGATGGTGGCGGCGAGGGAAGATGATCCTTGTTCACATTGACCTGATCCTTGAGTGTCAAGCCCGAATACCGCTAGCATGGACCTAGCCCTTACAGAGGGAATGCTTTTCAAGCATCTTGCGCCCTGTGCTTTCATTTTCCATCGCTGCCGCCCTCCGCATATCGATGGCTGCTTGTGTATGTGGTGATGGCGCCTCACGAGGTAGCCCAAGTGCTTCCGCGAATTGCGCTAGTGCATCTAGAAATGGTGTGCCACGGTCGATGGTGATGTTGTAGCCTGCCAACCGCCTCGTGCGTCCACAGATTTCATCCGCATGGGTGATGGGTTCCGAGGTGTAAACATCGGGCTGGCTTCCTCAGCAAGAGAGAGGATGGGTTCGAGGGCGGGCAGATTCTCCTCCGTGAGAGGTAGCCGGGAAGGGCTGTGGTTTGCAGATATTCGTTCTGCAAACGCCGCGAAGTCGATTGCTGTGATCGCTTTGGTGGTGTAGGCTGGTTGAGAGAGCGCACGCCATTTTTGCGGAGGAGAGGGCGATAGTGTAGGAGAAGCACGAGAGCAACGTTCAGCACAATGTTAGCAACAAGGAGTAGGCGGAGTGCGCTTCGTAGAGAGTGGCGCGGCTTCGCGGGCTGCGGGGGACTGAGCATATGGCGACTCGAAGTATTTCTGCCTCGTGGGGTTTACGCTTGATCAGAGCGAACTCGCATAAGATGGTGAGGCCGTGAATACGTTTTGGTGCGATAATGACCGTGTGTGTTGGTTGTTGTTGACCGCTGCTGACAGCCGAAAACAATTGCCCTACGGTAACGTAAGCCACCACCGAGCGCCCGCCCCCACCGAGCGCCCGCACGGCCCGCAAACTTCAAATTTGCACCCATCTTCAACACTACATTTCTCAGCGACCATGGCAGCTATTGACGTAGCTCTCGCAGCGTTGGAATCGTTAGAACCTAGACAAGATTTTGAATATTCAGCATATGCGAAAAAGTATGGCTGCTCGCGAACAACGCTGTCGAGGCGCCACCGGAAAGTTCAAGAGGCACGAACAACAAAGCTTGCAAATAGCCGGCTTCTTAATACTGTACAAGAACAATAGCTTGTACAGTATATAAA is a window from the Pyrenophora tritici-repentis strain M4 chromosome 7, whole genome shotgun sequence genome containing:
- a CDS encoding Protamine-P1 domain containing protein, whose protein sequence is MADVQFTIYASWTKNDNTEITEISAFGGVSSDEDDEPNDLFGDDHGSVEGHICIQGDSFIEAFGRLPVLYVRSDGTTTNVDEHDDCYTIFFKCIEDLCNKTFELRFFFDIIE
- a CDS encoding Hsp70 family protein; protein product: MLSNRLVIGLDYGTTYTGVAFCETSDTGVVGKDILVIKDWPSRHTKIGTKEKVPSEIALIDRAQWGSLIPPNVQRHMWTKLLLNNGKPGEVAHIIKELSLYDNRAPSNQPVNIIAEFLAHVKAHLIKNLDIQYGKGLWRTLPITLVVTVPAVWSDSAKNSTLQAVNKAGFNDTELPQLKRTILTTEPEAAAIYTIQSLRGGVQDEQFAVGDGFIVCDMGGGTVDLISYRVVDLNPTTLEEATIGSGDQCGGSFVERGFLEWLERRLGTADFMLIAGDRSENLPRTSLSPKLSRMVQDFVLEAKSGFSGVETNFLRLPIPLSSVEDDEARGIQDGEIMITANDMKKMFEFPLRRTYELLLGQIQQARRTGNVQLKSIFMVGGFAESPYIYEKVKAYAEAHGLQTIRPSYAWSAIVRGAAAKGLESDGRAPIKNRKCRRHYGTDFYVPFVSGRHREADSFISQHDGFKKAANQMEWMLKKGQDLAAVSESHATLTLHQHFWPGDNRSASCDLLATDADKPSYRSKDKASRYAFDFVYKVATLNVDLNGVPQNLFQRHLSLSDGHYYTLHFKVEMSIQSSLEFSLLVNGVRYGAVTATYA